A single Macaca fascicularis isolate 582-1 chromosome 13, T2T-MFA8v1.1 DNA region contains:
- the WDR54 gene encoding WD repeat-containing protein 54 isoform X3, whose translation MVAVDLEGPYEPRVRRADLGAAGVTSDLGRGLQGSEPSAPGDSEAPPYRMFRWERSIPLRGSAAALCNNLSVLQLSARNLTYFGVVHGPSAQLLSAAPEGVPLAQRQLHAKEGAGVSPPLITQVHWCVLPFRVLLVLTSHRGIQMYESNGYTMVYWHALDSGDASPVQAVFARGIAASGHFICVGTWSGRVLVFDIPAKGPNIVLSEELAGHQTPITDIATEPAQGQDCVADMVTADDSGLLCVWRSGPEFTLLTRIPGFGVPCPSVQLWQGIIAAGYGNGQVHLYEAATGNLHVQINAHARAICALDLAPEVGKLLSAGEDTFVHIWKLGRSPESGYIEVEHCHGECVSDTQLCGARFCDSSGSSFAVTGYDLAEIRRFSSV comes from the exons ATGGTGGCGGTGGATTTGGAGGGACCCTACGAACCAAGAGTCAGGCGAGCCGATCTGGGGGCTGCGGGTGTTACTTCTGACCTAGGCCGGGGGCTTCAGGGATCCGAGCCGAG CGCGCCTGGTGATTCGGAGGCACCTCCCTACAGAATGTTCCGCTGGGAGCGCTCCATTCCCCTTCGAGGCTCGGCCGCCGCCCTGTGCAACAACCTCAGTGTGCTGCAGCTGTCGGCTCGCAACCTCACGTATTTTGGTGTGGTTCATGGACCAAGCGCCCAGCTTCTCAGCGCTGCTCCTGAGGGTGTGCCCTTGGCCCAGCGCCAGCTCCACGCTAAGGAGGGTGCTGGAGTGAGCCCACCACTTATCACTCAG GTCCACTGGTGTGTCCTCCCCTTCCGAGTGCTGCTGGTACTCACCTCACATCGAGGAATACAG ATGTACGAGTCCAATGGCTACACCATGGTCTACTGGCATGCACTGGACTCTGGAGATGCCTCCCCAG TACAGGCTGTGTTTGCCCGGGGAATTGCTGCCAGTGGCCACTTCATCTGTGTGG GAACATGGTCAGGCCGGGTGCTGGTGTTTGACATCCCGGCCAAGGGTCCCAACATTGTACTGAGCGAGGAGCTGGCTGGGCACCAGACACCAATCACAGACATTGCCACTGAGCCTGCCCAGGGACAG GATTGTGTGGCTGACATGGTGACGGCAGATGACTCAGGCTTGCTGTGTGTCTGGCGGTCAGGGCCAGAATTCACATTATTGACCCGCATTCCAGGATTTGG AGTGCCGTGCCCCTCTGTGCAGTTGTGGCAGGGGATCATAGCAGCAGGCTATGGGAACGGACAAGTGCATCTGTATGAGGCCGCCACAGGAAATCTACATGTCCAGATCAATGCCCATGCCCGGGCCATCTGCGCCCTGGACCTGGCTCCTGAGGTGGGCAAG CTACTCTCTGCAGGTGAGGACACCTTTGTGCATATCTGGAAGCTGGGCAGAAGCCCAGAGAGTGGCTACATTGAG GTGGAACACTGTCATGGTGAGTGTGTCTCTGACACCCAGCTGTGTGGTGCTCGATTTTGTGATTCCTCGGGCAGCTCCTTTGCCGTAACTGGCTATGACCTTGCGGAGATCCGGAGATTCAGCAGTGTGTGA
- the WDR54 gene encoding WD repeat-containing protein 54 isoform X2, with amino-acid sequence MVAVDLEGPYEPRVRRADLGAAGVTSDLGRGLQGSEPSAPGDSEAPPYRMFRWERSIPLRGSAAALCNNLSVLQLSARNLTYFGVVHGPSAQLLSAAPEGVPLAQRQLHAKEGAGVSPPLITQVHWCVLPFRVLLVLTSHRGIQMYESNGYTMVYWHALDSGDASPVQAVFARGIAASGHFICVGEGAKGTWSGRVLVFDIPAKGPNIVLSEELAGHQTPITDIATEPAQGQDCVADMVTADDSGLLCVWRSGPEFTLLTRIPGFGVPCPSVQLWQGIIAAGYGNGQVHLYEAATGNLHVQINAHARAICALDLAPELLSAGEDTFVHIWKLGRSPESGYIEVEHCHGECVSDTQLCGARFCDSSGSSFAVTGYDLAEIRRFSSV; translated from the exons ATGGTGGCGGTGGATTTGGAGGGACCCTACGAACCAAGAGTCAGGCGAGCCGATCTGGGGGCTGCGGGTGTTACTTCTGACCTAGGCCGGGGGCTTCAGGGATCCGAGCCGAG CGCGCCTGGTGATTCGGAGGCACCTCCCTACAGAATGTTCCGCTGGGAGCGCTCCATTCCCCTTCGAGGCTCGGCCGCCGCCCTGTGCAACAACCTCAGTGTGCTGCAGCTGTCGGCTCGCAACCTCACGTATTTTGGTGTGGTTCATGGACCAAGCGCCCAGCTTCTCAGCGCTGCTCCTGAGGGTGTGCCCTTGGCCCAGCGCCAGCTCCACGCTAAGGAGGGTGCTGGAGTGAGCCCACCACTTATCACTCAG GTCCACTGGTGTGTCCTCCCCTTCCGAGTGCTGCTGGTACTCACCTCACATCGAGGAATACAG ATGTACGAGTCCAATGGCTACACCATGGTCTACTGGCATGCACTGGACTCTGGAGATGCCTCCCCAG TACAGGCTGTGTTTGCCCGGGGAATTGCTGCCAGTGGCCACTTCATCTGTGTGGGTGAGGGAGCCAAGG GAACATGGTCAGGCCGGGTGCTGGTGTTTGACATCCCGGCCAAGGGTCCCAACATTGTACTGAGCGAGGAGCTGGCTGGGCACCAGACACCAATCACAGACATTGCCACTGAGCCTGCCCAGGGACAG GATTGTGTGGCTGACATGGTGACGGCAGATGACTCAGGCTTGCTGTGTGTCTGGCGGTCAGGGCCAGAATTCACATTATTGACCCGCATTCCAGGATTTGG AGTGCCGTGCCCCTCTGTGCAGTTGTGGCAGGGGATCATAGCAGCAGGCTATGGGAACGGACAAGTGCATCTGTATGAGGCCGCCACAGGAAATCTACATGTCCAGATCAATGCCCATGCCCGGGCCATCTGCGCCCTGGACCTGGCTCCTGAG CTACTCTCTGCAGGTGAGGACACCTTTGTGCATATCTGGAAGCTGGGCAGAAGCCCAGAGAGTGGCTACATTGAG GTGGAACACTGTCATGGTGAGTGTGTCTCTGACACCCAGCTGTGTGGTGCTCGATTTTGTGATTCCTCGGGCAGCTCCTTTGCCGTAACTGGCTATGACCTTGCGGAGATCCGGAGATTCAGCAGTGTGTGA
- the WDR54 gene encoding WD repeat-containing protein 54 isoform X1 — protein MVAVDLEGPYEPRVRRADLGAAGVTSDLGRGLQGSEPSAPGDSEAPPYRMFRWERSIPLRGSAAALCNNLSVLQLSARNLTYFGVVHGPSAQLLSAAPEGVPLAQRQLHAKEGAGVSPPLITQVHWCVLPFRVLLVLTSHRGIQMYESNGYTMVYWHALDSGDASPVQAVFARGIAASGHFICVGEGAKGTWSGRVLVFDIPAKGPNIVLSEELAGHQTPITDIATEPAQGQDCVADMVTADDSGLLCVWRSGPEFTLLTRIPGFGVPCPSVQLWQGIIAAGYGNGQVHLYEAATGNLHVQINAHARAICALDLAPEVGKLLSAGEDTFVHIWKLGRSPESGYIEVEHCHGECVSDTQLCGARFCDSSGSSFAVTGYDLAEIRRFSSV, from the exons ATGGTGGCGGTGGATTTGGAGGGACCCTACGAACCAAGAGTCAGGCGAGCCGATCTGGGGGCTGCGGGTGTTACTTCTGACCTAGGCCGGGGGCTTCAGGGATCCGAGCCGAG CGCGCCTGGTGATTCGGAGGCACCTCCCTACAGAATGTTCCGCTGGGAGCGCTCCATTCCCCTTCGAGGCTCGGCCGCCGCCCTGTGCAACAACCTCAGTGTGCTGCAGCTGTCGGCTCGCAACCTCACGTATTTTGGTGTGGTTCATGGACCAAGCGCCCAGCTTCTCAGCGCTGCTCCTGAGGGTGTGCCCTTGGCCCAGCGCCAGCTCCACGCTAAGGAGGGTGCTGGAGTGAGCCCACCACTTATCACTCAG GTCCACTGGTGTGTCCTCCCCTTCCGAGTGCTGCTGGTACTCACCTCACATCGAGGAATACAG ATGTACGAGTCCAATGGCTACACCATGGTCTACTGGCATGCACTGGACTCTGGAGATGCCTCCCCAG TACAGGCTGTGTTTGCCCGGGGAATTGCTGCCAGTGGCCACTTCATCTGTGTGGGTGAGGGAGCCAAGG GAACATGGTCAGGCCGGGTGCTGGTGTTTGACATCCCGGCCAAGGGTCCCAACATTGTACTGAGCGAGGAGCTGGCTGGGCACCAGACACCAATCACAGACATTGCCACTGAGCCTGCCCAGGGACAG GATTGTGTGGCTGACATGGTGACGGCAGATGACTCAGGCTTGCTGTGTGTCTGGCGGTCAGGGCCAGAATTCACATTATTGACCCGCATTCCAGGATTTGG AGTGCCGTGCCCCTCTGTGCAGTTGTGGCAGGGGATCATAGCAGCAGGCTATGGGAACGGACAAGTGCATCTGTATGAGGCCGCCACAGGAAATCTACATGTCCAGATCAATGCCCATGCCCGGGCCATCTGCGCCCTGGACCTGGCTCCTGAGGTGGGCAAG CTACTCTCTGCAGGTGAGGACACCTTTGTGCATATCTGGAAGCTGGGCAGAAGCCCAGAGAGTGGCTACATTGAG GTGGAACACTGTCATGGTGAGTGTGTCTCTGACACCCAGCTGTGTGGTGCTCGATTTTGTGATTCCTCGGGCAGCTCCTTTGCCGTAACTGGCTATGACCTTGCGGAGATCCGGAGATTCAGCAGTGTGTGA
- the WDR54 gene encoding WD repeat-containing protein 54 isoform X12 → MVHWCVLPFRVLLVLTSHRGIQMYESNGYTMVYWHALDSGDASPVQAVFARGIAASGHFICVGTWSGRVLVFDIPAKGPNIVLSEELAGHQTPITDIATEPAQGQDCVADMVTADDSGLLCVWRSGPEFTLLTRIPGFGVPCPSVQLWQGIIAAGYGNGQVHLYEAATGNLHVQINAHARAICALDLAPELLSAGEDTFVHIWKLGRSPESGYIEVEHCHGECVSDTQLCGARFCDSSGSSFAVTGYDLAEIRRFSSV, encoded by the exons atg GTCCACTGGTGTGTCCTCCCCTTCCGAGTGCTGCTGGTACTCACCTCACATCGAGGAATACAG ATGTACGAGTCCAATGGCTACACCATGGTCTACTGGCATGCACTGGACTCTGGAGATGCCTCCCCAG TACAGGCTGTGTTTGCCCGGGGAATTGCTGCCAGTGGCCACTTCATCTGTGTGG GAACATGGTCAGGCCGGGTGCTGGTGTTTGACATCCCGGCCAAGGGTCCCAACATTGTACTGAGCGAGGAGCTGGCTGGGCACCAGACACCAATCACAGACATTGCCACTGAGCCTGCCCAGGGACAG GATTGTGTGGCTGACATGGTGACGGCAGATGACTCAGGCTTGCTGTGTGTCTGGCGGTCAGGGCCAGAATTCACATTATTGACCCGCATTCCAGGATTTGG AGTGCCGTGCCCCTCTGTGCAGTTGTGGCAGGGGATCATAGCAGCAGGCTATGGGAACGGACAAGTGCATCTGTATGAGGCCGCCACAGGAAATCTACATGTCCAGATCAATGCCCATGCCCGGGCCATCTGCGCCCTGGACCTGGCTCCTGAG CTACTCTCTGCAGGTGAGGACACCTTTGTGCATATCTGGAAGCTGGGCAGAAGCCCAGAGAGTGGCTACATTGAG GTGGAACACTGTCATGGTGAGTGTGTCTCTGACACCCAGCTGTGTGGTGCTCGATTTTGTGATTCCTCGGGCAGCTCCTTTGCCGTAACTGGCTATGACCTTGCGGAGATCCGGAGATTCAGCAGTGTGTGA
- the WDR54 gene encoding WD repeat-containing protein 54 isoform X10, whose product MVHWCVLPFRVLLVLTSHRGIQMYESNGYTMVYWHALDSGDASPVQAVFARGIAASGHFICVGEGAKGTWSGRVLVFDIPAKGPNIVLSEELAGHQTPITDIATEPAQGQDCVADMVTADDSGLLCVWRSGPEFTLLTRIPGFGVPCPSVQLWQGIIAAGYGNGQVHLYEAATGNLHVQINAHARAICALDLAPEVGKLLSAGEDTFVHIWKLGRSPESGYIEVEHCHGECVSDTQLCGARFCDSSGSSFAVTGYDLAEIRRFSSV is encoded by the exons atg GTCCACTGGTGTGTCCTCCCCTTCCGAGTGCTGCTGGTACTCACCTCACATCGAGGAATACAG ATGTACGAGTCCAATGGCTACACCATGGTCTACTGGCATGCACTGGACTCTGGAGATGCCTCCCCAG TACAGGCTGTGTTTGCCCGGGGAATTGCTGCCAGTGGCCACTTCATCTGTGTGGGTGAGGGAGCCAAGG GAACATGGTCAGGCCGGGTGCTGGTGTTTGACATCCCGGCCAAGGGTCCCAACATTGTACTGAGCGAGGAGCTGGCTGGGCACCAGACACCAATCACAGACATTGCCACTGAGCCTGCCCAGGGACAG GATTGTGTGGCTGACATGGTGACGGCAGATGACTCAGGCTTGCTGTGTGTCTGGCGGTCAGGGCCAGAATTCACATTATTGACCCGCATTCCAGGATTTGG AGTGCCGTGCCCCTCTGTGCAGTTGTGGCAGGGGATCATAGCAGCAGGCTATGGGAACGGACAAGTGCATCTGTATGAGGCCGCCACAGGAAATCTACATGTCCAGATCAATGCCCATGCCCGGGCCATCTGCGCCCTGGACCTGGCTCCTGAGGTGGGCAAG CTACTCTCTGCAGGTGAGGACACCTTTGTGCATATCTGGAAGCTGGGCAGAAGCCCAGAGAGTGGCTACATTGAG GTGGAACACTGTCATGGTGAGTGTGTCTCTGACACCCAGCTGTGTGGTGCTCGATTTTGTGATTCCTCGGGCAGCTCCTTTGCCGTAACTGGCTATGACCTTGCGGAGATCCGGAGATTCAGCAGTGTGTGA
- the WDR54 gene encoding WD repeat-containing protein 54 isoform X14 encodes MYESNGYTMVYWHALDSGDASPVQAVFARGIAASGHFICVGTWSGRVLVFDIPAKGPNIVLSEELAGHQTPITDIATEPAQGQDCVADMVTADDSGLLCVWRSGPEFTLLTRIPGFGVPCPSVQLWQGIIAAGYGNGQVHLYEAATGNLHVQINAHARAICALDLAPEVGKLLSAGEDTFVHIWKLGRSPESGYIEVEHCHGECVSDTQLCGARFCDSSGSSFAVTGYDLAEIRRFSSV; translated from the exons ATGTACGAGTCCAATGGCTACACCATGGTCTACTGGCATGCACTGGACTCTGGAGATGCCTCCCCAG TACAGGCTGTGTTTGCCCGGGGAATTGCTGCCAGTGGCCACTTCATCTGTGTGG GAACATGGTCAGGCCGGGTGCTGGTGTTTGACATCCCGGCCAAGGGTCCCAACATTGTACTGAGCGAGGAGCTGGCTGGGCACCAGACACCAATCACAGACATTGCCACTGAGCCTGCCCAGGGACAG GATTGTGTGGCTGACATGGTGACGGCAGATGACTCAGGCTTGCTGTGTGTCTGGCGGTCAGGGCCAGAATTCACATTATTGACCCGCATTCCAGGATTTGG AGTGCCGTGCCCCTCTGTGCAGTTGTGGCAGGGGATCATAGCAGCAGGCTATGGGAACGGACAAGTGCATCTGTATGAGGCCGCCACAGGAAATCTACATGTCCAGATCAATGCCCATGCCCGGGCCATCTGCGCCCTGGACCTGGCTCCTGAGGTGGGCAAG CTACTCTCTGCAGGTGAGGACACCTTTGTGCATATCTGGAAGCTGGGCAGAAGCCCAGAGAGTGGCTACATTGAG GTGGAACACTGTCATGGTGAGTGTGTCTCTGACACCCAGCTGTGTGGTGCTCGATTTTGTGATTCCTCGGGCAGCTCCTTTGCCGTAACTGGCTATGACCTTGCGGAGATCCGGAGATTCAGCAGTGTGTGA
- the WDR54 gene encoding WD repeat-containing protein 54 isoform X7, with translation MVAVDLEGPYEPRVRRADLGAAGVTSDLGRGLQGSEPRMFRWERSIPLRGSAAALCNNLSVLQLSARNLTYFGVVHGPSAQLLSAAPEGVPLAQRQLHAKEGAGVSPPLITQVHWCVLPFRVLLVLTSHRGIQMYESNGYTMVYWHALDSGDASPVQAVFARGIAASGHFICVGTWSGRVLVFDIPAKGPNIVLSEELAGHQTPITDIATEPAQGQDCVADMVTADDSGLLCVWRSGPEFTLLTRIPGFGVPCPSVQLWQGIIAAGYGNGQVHLYEAATGNLHVQINAHARAICALDLAPEVGKLLSAGEDTFVHIWKLGRSPESGYIEVEHCHGECVSDTQLCGARFCDSSGSSFAVTGYDLAEIRRFSSV, from the exons ATGGTGGCGGTGGATTTGGAGGGACCCTACGAACCAAGAGTCAGGCGAGCCGATCTGGGGGCTGCGGGTGTTACTTCTGACCTAGGCCGGGGGCTTCAGGGATCCGAGCCGAG AATGTTCCGCTGGGAGCGCTCCATTCCCCTTCGAGGCTCGGCCGCCGCCCTGTGCAACAACCTCAGTGTGCTGCAGCTGTCGGCTCGCAACCTCACGTATTTTGGTGTGGTTCATGGACCAAGCGCCCAGCTTCTCAGCGCTGCTCCTGAGGGTGTGCCCTTGGCCCAGCGCCAGCTCCACGCTAAGGAGGGTGCTGGAGTGAGCCCACCACTTATCACTCAG GTCCACTGGTGTGTCCTCCCCTTCCGAGTGCTGCTGGTACTCACCTCACATCGAGGAATACAG ATGTACGAGTCCAATGGCTACACCATGGTCTACTGGCATGCACTGGACTCTGGAGATGCCTCCCCAG TACAGGCTGTGTTTGCCCGGGGAATTGCTGCCAGTGGCCACTTCATCTGTGTGG GAACATGGTCAGGCCGGGTGCTGGTGTTTGACATCCCGGCCAAGGGTCCCAACATTGTACTGAGCGAGGAGCTGGCTGGGCACCAGACACCAATCACAGACATTGCCACTGAGCCTGCCCAGGGACAG GATTGTGTGGCTGACATGGTGACGGCAGATGACTCAGGCTTGCTGTGTGTCTGGCGGTCAGGGCCAGAATTCACATTATTGACCCGCATTCCAGGATTTGG AGTGCCGTGCCCCTCTGTGCAGTTGTGGCAGGGGATCATAGCAGCAGGCTATGGGAACGGACAAGTGCATCTGTATGAGGCCGCCACAGGAAATCTACATGTCCAGATCAATGCCCATGCCCGGGCCATCTGCGCCCTGGACCTGGCTCCTGAGGTGGGCAAG CTACTCTCTGCAGGTGAGGACACCTTTGTGCATATCTGGAAGCTGGGCAGAAGCCCAGAGAGTGGCTACATTGAG GTGGAACACTGTCATGGTGAGTGTGTCTCTGACACCCAGCTGTGTGGTGCTCGATTTTGTGATTCCTCGGGCAGCTCCTTTGCCGTAACTGGCTATGACCTTGCGGAGATCCGGAGATTCAGCAGTGTGTGA
- the WDR54 gene encoding WD repeat-containing protein 54 isoform X6: MVAVDLEGPYEPRVRRADLGAAGVTSDLGRGLQGSEPRMFRWERSIPLRGSAAALCNNLSVLQLSARNLTYFGVVHGPSAQLLSAAPEGVPLAQRQLHAKEGAGVSPPLITQVHWCVLPFRVLLVLTSHRGIQMYESNGYTMVYWHALDSGDASPVQAVFARGIAASGHFICVGEGAKGTWSGRVLVFDIPAKGPNIVLSEELAGHQTPITDIATEPAQGQDCVADMVTADDSGLLCVWRSGPEFTLLTRIPGFGVPCPSVQLWQGIIAAGYGNGQVHLYEAATGNLHVQINAHARAICALDLAPELLSAGEDTFVHIWKLGRSPESGYIEVEHCHGECVSDTQLCGARFCDSSGSSFAVTGYDLAEIRRFSSV; encoded by the exons ATGGTGGCGGTGGATTTGGAGGGACCCTACGAACCAAGAGTCAGGCGAGCCGATCTGGGGGCTGCGGGTGTTACTTCTGACCTAGGCCGGGGGCTTCAGGGATCCGAGCCGAG AATGTTCCGCTGGGAGCGCTCCATTCCCCTTCGAGGCTCGGCCGCCGCCCTGTGCAACAACCTCAGTGTGCTGCAGCTGTCGGCTCGCAACCTCACGTATTTTGGTGTGGTTCATGGACCAAGCGCCCAGCTTCTCAGCGCTGCTCCTGAGGGTGTGCCCTTGGCCCAGCGCCAGCTCCACGCTAAGGAGGGTGCTGGAGTGAGCCCACCACTTATCACTCAG GTCCACTGGTGTGTCCTCCCCTTCCGAGTGCTGCTGGTACTCACCTCACATCGAGGAATACAG ATGTACGAGTCCAATGGCTACACCATGGTCTACTGGCATGCACTGGACTCTGGAGATGCCTCCCCAG TACAGGCTGTGTTTGCCCGGGGAATTGCTGCCAGTGGCCACTTCATCTGTGTGGGTGAGGGAGCCAAGG GAACATGGTCAGGCCGGGTGCTGGTGTTTGACATCCCGGCCAAGGGTCCCAACATTGTACTGAGCGAGGAGCTGGCTGGGCACCAGACACCAATCACAGACATTGCCACTGAGCCTGCCCAGGGACAG GATTGTGTGGCTGACATGGTGACGGCAGATGACTCAGGCTTGCTGTGTGTCTGGCGGTCAGGGCCAGAATTCACATTATTGACCCGCATTCCAGGATTTGG AGTGCCGTGCCCCTCTGTGCAGTTGTGGCAGGGGATCATAGCAGCAGGCTATGGGAACGGACAAGTGCATCTGTATGAGGCCGCCACAGGAAATCTACATGTCCAGATCAATGCCCATGCCCGGGCCATCTGCGCCCTGGACCTGGCTCCTGAG CTACTCTCTGCAGGTGAGGACACCTTTGTGCATATCTGGAAGCTGGGCAGAAGCCCAGAGAGTGGCTACATTGAG GTGGAACACTGTCATGGTGAGTGTGTCTCTGACACCCAGCTGTGTGGTGCTCGATTTTGTGATTCCTCGGGCAGCTCCTTTGCCGTAACTGGCTATGACCTTGCGGAGATCCGGAGATTCAGCAGTGTGTGA
- the WDR54 gene encoding WD repeat-containing protein 54 isoform X5 — protein sequence MVAVDLEGPYEPRVRRADLGAAGVTSDLGRGLQGSEPRMFRWERSIPLRGSAAALCNNLSVLQLSARNLTYFGVVHGPSAQLLSAAPEGVPLAQRQLHAKEGAGVSPPLITQVHWCVLPFRVLLVLTSHRGIQMYESNGYTMVYWHALDSGDASPVQAVFARGIAASGHFICVGEGAKGTWSGRVLVFDIPAKGPNIVLSEELAGHQTPITDIATEPAQGQDCVADMVTADDSGLLCVWRSGPEFTLLTRIPGFGVPCPSVQLWQGIIAAGYGNGQVHLYEAATGNLHVQINAHARAICALDLAPEVGKLLSAGEDTFVHIWKLGRSPESGYIEVEHCHGECVSDTQLCGARFCDSSGSSFAVTGYDLAEIRRFSSV from the exons ATGGTGGCGGTGGATTTGGAGGGACCCTACGAACCAAGAGTCAGGCGAGCCGATCTGGGGGCTGCGGGTGTTACTTCTGACCTAGGCCGGGGGCTTCAGGGATCCGAGCCGAG AATGTTCCGCTGGGAGCGCTCCATTCCCCTTCGAGGCTCGGCCGCCGCCCTGTGCAACAACCTCAGTGTGCTGCAGCTGTCGGCTCGCAACCTCACGTATTTTGGTGTGGTTCATGGACCAAGCGCCCAGCTTCTCAGCGCTGCTCCTGAGGGTGTGCCCTTGGCCCAGCGCCAGCTCCACGCTAAGGAGGGTGCTGGAGTGAGCCCACCACTTATCACTCAG GTCCACTGGTGTGTCCTCCCCTTCCGAGTGCTGCTGGTACTCACCTCACATCGAGGAATACAG ATGTACGAGTCCAATGGCTACACCATGGTCTACTGGCATGCACTGGACTCTGGAGATGCCTCCCCAG TACAGGCTGTGTTTGCCCGGGGAATTGCTGCCAGTGGCCACTTCATCTGTGTGGGTGAGGGAGCCAAGG GAACATGGTCAGGCCGGGTGCTGGTGTTTGACATCCCGGCCAAGGGTCCCAACATTGTACTGAGCGAGGAGCTGGCTGGGCACCAGACACCAATCACAGACATTGCCACTGAGCCTGCCCAGGGACAG GATTGTGTGGCTGACATGGTGACGGCAGATGACTCAGGCTTGCTGTGTGTCTGGCGGTCAGGGCCAGAATTCACATTATTGACCCGCATTCCAGGATTTGG AGTGCCGTGCCCCTCTGTGCAGTTGTGGCAGGGGATCATAGCAGCAGGCTATGGGAACGGACAAGTGCATCTGTATGAGGCCGCCACAGGAAATCTACATGTCCAGATCAATGCCCATGCCCGGGCCATCTGCGCCCTGGACCTGGCTCCTGAGGTGGGCAAG CTACTCTCTGCAGGTGAGGACACCTTTGTGCATATCTGGAAGCTGGGCAGAAGCCCAGAGAGTGGCTACATTGAG GTGGAACACTGTCATGGTGAGTGTGTCTCTGACACCCAGCTGTGTGGTGCTCGATTTTGTGATTCCTCGGGCAGCTCCTTTGCCGTAACTGGCTATGACCTTGCGGAGATCCGGAGATTCAGCAGTGTGTGA
- the WDR54 gene encoding WD repeat-containing protein 54 isoform X11, whose protein sequence is MVHWCVLPFRVLLVLTSHRGIQMYESNGYTMVYWHALDSGDASPVQAVFARGIAASGHFICVGTWSGRVLVFDIPAKGPNIVLSEELAGHQTPITDIATEPAQGQDCVADMVTADDSGLLCVWRSGPEFTLLTRIPGFGVPCPSVQLWQGIIAAGYGNGQVHLYEAATGNLHVQINAHARAICALDLAPEVGKLLSAGEDTFVHIWKLGRSPESGYIEVEHCHGECVSDTQLCGARFCDSSGSSFAVTGYDLAEIRRFSSV, encoded by the exons atg GTCCACTGGTGTGTCCTCCCCTTCCGAGTGCTGCTGGTACTCACCTCACATCGAGGAATACAG ATGTACGAGTCCAATGGCTACACCATGGTCTACTGGCATGCACTGGACTCTGGAGATGCCTCCCCAG TACAGGCTGTGTTTGCCCGGGGAATTGCTGCCAGTGGCCACTTCATCTGTGTGG GAACATGGTCAGGCCGGGTGCTGGTGTTTGACATCCCGGCCAAGGGTCCCAACATTGTACTGAGCGAGGAGCTGGCTGGGCACCAGACACCAATCACAGACATTGCCACTGAGCCTGCCCAGGGACAG GATTGTGTGGCTGACATGGTGACGGCAGATGACTCAGGCTTGCTGTGTGTCTGGCGGTCAGGGCCAGAATTCACATTATTGACCCGCATTCCAGGATTTGG AGTGCCGTGCCCCTCTGTGCAGTTGTGGCAGGGGATCATAGCAGCAGGCTATGGGAACGGACAAGTGCATCTGTATGAGGCCGCCACAGGAAATCTACATGTCCAGATCAATGCCCATGCCCGGGCCATCTGCGCCCTGGACCTGGCTCCTGAGGTGGGCAAG CTACTCTCTGCAGGTGAGGACACCTTTGTGCATATCTGGAAGCTGGGCAGAAGCCCAGAGAGTGGCTACATTGAG GTGGAACACTGTCATGGTGAGTGTGTCTCTGACACCCAGCTGTGTGGTGCTCGATTTTGTGATTCCTCGGGCAGCTCCTTTGCCGTAACTGGCTATGACCTTGCGGAGATCCGGAGATTCAGCAGTGTGTGA